The Micromonospora sediminicola genome contains a region encoding:
- a CDS encoding isoprenyl transferase, which produces MTLRKLLYSVYERRLTAKLAGRPVPAHVGVMCDGNRRWAREMGFVDPNDGHRMGAERIKELLRWCDAAGVGHVTLWLLSTDNLSRPAAELDPLLQIIEDLTTELAEEGNPWRLRMVGALDVLPAPHAAALKAAEERTRDRDGGAQVNIAVGYGGRREIADAVRSLLLEHAANGGTIEELASSIDVDHISEHLYTKGLPDPDLIIRTSGEQRLSGFMLWQSAHSEFYFCELNWPDFRKVDFLRALRSYATRQRRYGV; this is translated from the coding sequence ATGACTCTGCGGAAACTTCTCTACTCCGTGTACGAGCGCCGGCTCACGGCGAAGCTCGCGGGCAGGCCCGTGCCCGCACACGTCGGCGTGATGTGCGACGGCAACCGCAGATGGGCCCGGGAGATGGGCTTCGTCGACCCGAACGACGGCCACCGGATGGGCGCCGAGCGGATCAAGGAGCTGCTCCGCTGGTGCGACGCCGCCGGCGTCGGGCACGTCACGCTCTGGCTGCTCTCCACCGACAACCTCTCCCGGCCGGCCGCCGAGCTGGACCCGTTGCTCCAGATCATCGAGGACCTCACCACCGAGCTGGCCGAGGAGGGCAACCCCTGGCGGCTGCGCATGGTCGGCGCGCTCGACGTGCTGCCCGCGCCGCACGCGGCGGCGCTGAAGGCGGCCGAGGAACGCACCCGGGACCGCGACGGCGGGGCCCAGGTCAACATCGCCGTCGGGTACGGCGGGCGGCGCGAGATCGCCGACGCGGTGCGGTCGCTGCTGCTGGAGCACGCGGCGAACGGCGGCACGATCGAGGAGCTGGCCTCGTCGATCGACGTCGACCACATCTCCGAGCACCTCTACACCAAGGGGCTGCCGGACCCGGATCTGATCATCCGGACCAGCGGGGAGCAGCGACTGTCCGGCTTCATGCTCTGGCAGAGCGCGCACTCGGAGTTCTATTTCTGCGAGCTGAACTGGCCGGACTTCCGCAAGGTCGACTTCCTCCGGGCCCTGCGCTCCTACGCCACCCGCCAGCGCCGCTACGGCGTCTGA
- a CDS encoding rhomboid family intramembrane serine protease — MTWHDGPRGGDPHRFGTDAFYAALGRAFVAMCAVVPVLFLVEALDVGLRLDLDVTAGIIPHRIQGLDGVFFSPFLHAGWNHLYSNSIPLILLGTFVLAAGTRRFLWSTMVIILVSGLGVWFTGSPNSVVVGASGVIFGYLGILLTRGVVERSWWNFAVVLLVGLLYGWQLLGILPTDERISWQGHLFGLLGGVVAAILFRRRVETGTPDRLGSPPVTLP; from the coding sequence GTGACCTGGCACGACGGCCCTCGCGGCGGCGACCCCCACCGGTTCGGCACCGATGCGTTCTACGCGGCGCTCGGCCGGGCCTTCGTCGCCATGTGCGCGGTGGTGCCGGTGCTATTCCTCGTCGAGGCGCTCGACGTGGGCCTGCGCCTCGACCTCGACGTCACCGCGGGCATCATCCCGCACCGGATCCAGGGCCTGGACGGCGTCTTCTTCTCGCCGTTCCTGCACGCCGGCTGGAACCACCTCTACAGCAACAGCATCCCGCTGATCCTGCTCGGCACGTTCGTGCTGGCCGCCGGCACCCGGCGGTTCCTCTGGTCCACCATGGTGATCATCCTGGTCAGCGGCCTGGGCGTGTGGTTCACCGGTTCACCCAACTCGGTCGTGGTCGGCGCGAGCGGCGTGATCTTCGGCTACCTCGGCATCCTGCTCACCCGCGGTGTGGTGGAGCGGAGCTGGTGGAACTTCGCCGTGGTGCTGCTGGTCGGCCTGCTCTACGGCTGGCAGCTGCTGGGCATCCTCCCCACCGACGAGCGGATCTCCTGGCAGGGGCACCTGTTCGGGCTGCTCGGCGGCGTGGTCGCCGCGATCCTGTTCCGCCGCCGCGTCGAGACCGGCACGCCGGACCGGCTCGGGTCACCCCCGGTCACGCTGCCCTGA
- a CDS encoding TetR/AcrR family transcriptional regulator gives MVAPSLRARVRAGMIDEIKAVARRHLATDGANLSLRAVARDLGMVSSAIYRYFPSRDDLLTALILEAYAALGDAVETADAAADPADLRGRWLAACRAARTWALAHPAEYALLYGSPVPGYAAPDDTVAPAQRPPTTLVGILRDGVASGRLAPPAEDLPEPLRADVAELVALLGMDLPPALLARGMAGWTQLFGLISFELFGRINRALPHRDEYFDHQIGLMADLVGLP, from the coding sequence ATGGTCGCTCCCTCGCTCCGCGCCCGGGTCCGCGCCGGGATGATCGATGAGATCAAGGCCGTCGCCCGCCGCCACCTGGCCACCGACGGCGCGAACCTCTCCCTGCGCGCCGTCGCGCGGGACCTCGGCATGGTCTCCTCGGCGATCTACCGCTACTTCCCCAGCCGGGACGACCTGCTCACCGCGCTGATCCTGGAGGCGTACGCCGCGTTGGGCGACGCGGTCGAGACGGCCGACGCCGCCGCCGACCCGGCCGACCTGCGCGGACGCTGGCTGGCCGCCTGCCGGGCCGCCCGCACCTGGGCGCTGGCCCACCCCGCCGAGTACGCCCTGCTCTACGGCAGCCCGGTGCCCGGCTACGCGGCTCCGGACGACACGGTCGCGCCGGCCCAGCGGCCCCCGACGACACTGGTCGGCATCCTGCGCGACGGGGTGGCCTCCGGCCGGCTCGCGCCGCCCGCCGAGGACCTGCCCGAACCGTTGCGCGCCGACGTCGCCGAACTGGTCGCGCTGCTCGGGATGGACCTGCCGCCCGCGCTGCTGGCCCGCGGCATGGCCGGCTGGACCCAGCTCTTCGGGCTGATCAGCTTCGAGCTGTTCGGCCGGATCAACCGGGCCCTGCCGCACCGCGACGAGTACTTCGACCACCAGATCGGCCTGATGGCCGACCTGGTCGGCCTGCCCTGA
- a CDS encoding aggregation-promoting factor C-terminal-like domain-containing protein encodes MSRLWSRFGARTAAVALLSVGVAGGFYLGEDRQTQQQGLTAQVGLEVDRTEYAYQRDRQAEHRVTTSRQRAAEYQAKLRAAAAAKEAAERAKQAEAAAANRKKERDAAEAEAKAKAKPYDGPIPASCEEFSGNRKIGCAIMLDEGFGIDQFPCLDKLWTKESGWNHKAYNAGSGAYGIPQALPGSKMGSVADDWKTNPATQIKWGLGYIEGRYDNPCGAWQKSQSSGWY; translated from the coding sequence GTGAGTCGGCTGTGGAGCCGGTTCGGCGCCCGTACGGCCGCTGTCGCGCTGCTCTCCGTGGGCGTCGCCGGTGGTTTCTACCTGGGCGAGGATCGCCAGACCCAGCAGCAGGGCCTGACCGCGCAGGTCGGGCTCGAGGTCGACCGGACGGAGTACGCCTACCAGCGCGACCGGCAGGCCGAGCACCGTGTGACGACCTCCCGGCAGCGGGCCGCCGAGTACCAGGCCAAGCTGCGGGCCGCCGCGGCGGCGAAGGAAGCCGCCGAGCGGGCCAAGCAGGCCGAGGCGGCCGCCGCCAACCGCAAGAAGGAGCGGGACGCGGCCGAGGCCGAGGCCAAGGCCAAGGCCAAGCCGTACGACGGCCCCATCCCGGCCTCGTGCGAGGAGTTCAGCGGCAACCGCAAGATCGGTTGCGCCATCATGCTCGACGAGGGCTTCGGCATCGACCAGTTCCCCTGTCTGGACAAGCTCTGGACCAAGGAGAGCGGCTGGAACCACAAGGCGTACAACGCGGGCTCCGGCGCGTACGGGATCCCGCAGGCCCTGCCGGGCAGCAAGATGGGCTCGGTGGCGGACGACTGGAAGACCAACCCGGCCACCCAGATCAAGTGGGGCCTCGGCTACATCGAGGGCCGGTACGACAACCCGTGCGGCGCCTGGCAGAAGTCGCAGAGTTCGGGCTGGTACTGA
- a CDS encoding DMT family transporter, whose product MSATGTAAPPTLSTGRRIAGVGLATGSGVLVAVQSRINGELGVRLADGIAAAVVSFGLGLLILLVLVPVTPGGRRGLAALRGALRTGALRPWQCLGGVCGAFLVATQGLTIGALGVAVFTVAVVAGQSGSSLLVDRAGIGPTGRQAVTPNRLVGAVLTVLAVLLAVGDRLGDPGALALALLPLAAGIGIAWQQAVNGRVRAAADSAMTATLVNFAVGTVALLATFAVDVAVRGRPAGGFPSEPWLYVGGPIGIVFIALAAALVRFTGVLLLGLATIAGQIVGAVLLDVVLPTAASHPGLNTLLGAALTLVAVLVAALSPPRRA is encoded by the coding sequence GTGAGCGCGACCGGGACGGCGGCGCCGCCGACGCTGTCGACCGGTCGGCGGATCGCGGGGGTCGGTCTGGCGACCGGCTCCGGCGTCCTGGTGGCCGTGCAGTCCCGGATCAACGGCGAGTTGGGCGTACGCCTGGCCGACGGGATCGCCGCCGCGGTGGTCTCGTTCGGCCTGGGTCTGCTGATCCTGCTGGTGCTGGTCCCGGTCACGCCCGGGGGGCGGCGGGGGTTGGCCGCCCTGCGCGGCGCGCTGCGTACCGGCGCCCTGCGCCCCTGGCAGTGCCTGGGCGGGGTGTGCGGCGCGTTCCTGGTGGCGACGCAGGGACTGACCATCGGCGCGCTCGGCGTGGCCGTGTTCACCGTCGCCGTGGTGGCCGGGCAGTCCGGTAGCAGCCTGCTGGTCGACCGGGCCGGCATCGGGCCGACCGGCCGCCAGGCGGTCACCCCGAACCGGCTGGTCGGCGCGGTGCTCACCGTGCTGGCCGTGCTGCTGGCGGTGGGCGACCGCCTGGGCGACCCCGGCGCGTTGGCACTGGCCCTGCTGCCGCTGGCCGCCGGGATCGGCATCGCCTGGCAGCAGGCGGTGAACGGCCGGGTCCGCGCGGCGGCGGACAGCGCCATGACCGCCACGCTCGTCAACTTCGCGGTCGGCACGGTGGCGCTTCTCGCCACGTTCGCGGTGGACGTGGCGGTGCGGGGCCGGCCGGCGGGCGGTTTCCCGAGCGAGCCGTGGCTCTACGTCGGCGGCCCGATCGGCATCGTCTTCATCGCGCTGGCCGCCGCCCTCGTGCGGTTCACCGGGGTGCTGCTGCTCGGCCTGGCCACCATCGCCGGGCAGATCGTGGGCGCGGTGCTGCTGGACGTGGTGTTGCCGACCGCCGCCTCGCACCCCGGGTTGAACACGCTGCTCGGTGCGGCGCTGACGTTGGTGGCCGTCCTGGTCGCCGCCCTCTCCCCGCCCCGCCGCGCCTAA
- a CDS encoding NAD-dependent epimerase/dehydratase family protein: MALHVIVGAGPVGTATARLLVDQGERVRVVTRRGTGPEHPAVERVAADAADTDRLTALTEGAAALHNCANPAYHRWPLDWPPLAAALLTTAERTGAVLATVGNLYGYGPVDAPMTESTPPAATGVKGRVRNRMWADALAAHRAGRARVTEVRGSDYIGVGGTSLAMMVLPRVLAGRRVFLPVDWDAPHTWTYVPDVARTLVAAATDPRAWGRAWHVPSAPAVSMRDLADRTAARAGAPAPKLTRMPYPVLWLAGVANPFARELRETAHQFARPFVLDSTAATATLGIEATPLDRVVDEIVDTLHAPTPR, from the coding sequence ATGGCCCTGCACGTGATCGTCGGCGCCGGACCCGTCGGCACCGCCACCGCCCGGCTCCTCGTCGACCAGGGCGAGCGGGTGCGGGTGGTCACCCGGCGCGGCACCGGCCCGGAGCACCCGGCGGTCGAGCGGGTGGCCGCCGACGCCGCCGACACCGACCGGCTGACCGCGCTGACCGAGGGCGCGGCGGCGCTCCACAACTGCGCCAACCCGGCGTACCACCGCTGGCCGCTCGACTGGCCGCCGCTGGCCGCCGCGCTGCTCACCACCGCCGAGCGCACCGGCGCGGTGCTCGCCACCGTCGGCAACCTCTACGGGTACGGCCCGGTCGACGCGCCCATGACCGAGTCGACGCCACCGGCCGCCACCGGGGTCAAGGGCCGGGTCCGCAACCGGATGTGGGCCGACGCCCTGGCCGCCCACCGCGCCGGTCGGGCCCGGGTCACCGAGGTACGCGGCTCCGACTACATCGGCGTCGGCGGCACCTCGCTGGCCATGATGGTGCTGCCCCGGGTGCTCGCCGGGCGACGGGTGTTCCTCCCCGTCGACTGGGACGCCCCGCACACCTGGACGTACGTTCCCGACGTCGCCCGTACCCTGGTCGCCGCCGCGACCGACCCGCGGGCCTGGGGTCGGGCCTGGCACGTGCCCAGCGCGCCGGCGGTGTCGATGCGGGACCTGGCCGACCGCACGGCCGCCCGGGCCGGCGCGCCGGCGCCGAAGCTGACCCGGATGCCCTACCCGGTGCTCTGGCTGGCCGGCGTGGCCAACCCGTTCGCCAGGGAGCTGCGGGAGACCGCGCACCAGTTCGCCCGGCCGTTCGTGCTGGACTCCACCGCCGCCACCGCCACGCTCGGCATCGAGGCGACCCCGCTGGACCGGGTCGTCGACGAGATCGTCGACACCCTGCACGCCCCGACCCCGCGTTAG
- a CDS encoding NAD(P)/FAD-dependent oxidoreductase has product MREVDVAVIGAGPAGLFAAYYAGFRGLSVAVIDALPEPGGQVTAMYPEKLILDVAGFPAIKGRELVANLVAQAAPFHPDYLLGVRAEKLSYLDGRPVLGLAGGEQLRCGAVVVTGGLGSFTPRPLPVADSFTGGGIVYFVPQPTELTDRHVLIVGGGDSAFDWAATLAPLARSVTLVHRRDRFRAHAATVERVRALPVRVVVNAEVSRLYGEDHVTGAELTVRGGAAETLPVDTVVAALGFTADLGPLAEWGLRLDRRHIQVGSAMATNLPRVFAAGDITEYPGKVRLIATGFGEAATAVNNAAVAIDPTAHLFPGHSSDGT; this is encoded by the coding sequence ATGCGCGAGGTCGATGTCGCCGTGATCGGGGCCGGCCCCGCCGGGCTCTTCGCCGCCTACTACGCCGGGTTCCGCGGGCTCTCGGTGGCCGTGATCGACGCGCTGCCCGAACCGGGCGGACAGGTCACCGCCATGTACCCGGAGAAGCTGATCCTCGACGTCGCCGGCTTTCCCGCGATCAAGGGGCGGGAGCTGGTCGCGAACCTGGTCGCCCAGGCCGCGCCGTTCCACCCCGACTACCTGCTCGGCGTACGCGCGGAGAAGCTCTCGTACCTGGACGGGCGGCCGGTCCTCGGGCTGGCCGGCGGTGAGCAGCTGCGCTGCGGCGCGGTGGTGGTCACCGGTGGTCTGGGCAGCTTCACACCCCGGCCGTTGCCGGTCGCGGACAGCTTCACCGGCGGCGGGATCGTCTACTTCGTGCCCCAGCCGACCGAGCTGACCGACCGGCACGTGCTCATCGTGGGCGGCGGCGACTCGGCCTTCGACTGGGCGGCCACGCTCGCCCCGCTGGCCCGCTCGGTGACACTGGTGCACCGGCGGGACCGCTTCCGCGCGCACGCCGCCACCGTCGAGCGGGTCCGCGCGCTGCCGGTGCGGGTCGTGGTCAACGCCGAGGTGAGCCGGCTCTACGGGGAGGACCACGTCACCGGCGCCGAGCTGACCGTGCGCGGGGGCGCGGCGGAGACGCTGCCGGTGGACACGGTGGTGGCCGCGCTCGGCTTCACCGCCGACCTGGGCCCGCTCGCCGAGTGGGGGCTGAGGCTCGACCGGCGGCACATCCAGGTGGGCAGCGCCATGGCCACCAACCTGCCCCGGGTCTTCGCGGCCGGGGACATCACCGAATACCCGGGCAAGGTCCGGCTGATCGCCACCGGCTTCGGCGAGGCGGCCACCGCCGTGAACAACGCGGCCGTCGCCATCGACCCGACCGCGCACCTCTTCCCCGGCCACTCCTCCGACGGCACCTGA
- a CDS encoding PhoH family protein — MTTRRTPAGADQTPAATAPTRRTTRGRRSAAAAVPAAEEPRPAGPAFVLDTSVLLSDPAAFHRFAEHEVVLPLVVISELEGKRHHPELGWFARQSLRMLDELRVRHGRLDRPVPANDQGGTLRVELNHTDDGVLPPGFRNESNDARILSVALNLAAEGREVTLVSKDMPLRVKAASVGLHADEYRHGQASDPTWTGMAELELSEEEIGRLYAGEALDVDAAAGLPCHTGLVLQSGRGSALGRVLPDKTVRLVRGDREAFGVHGRSAEQRVALDLLLDESIGIVSLGGRAGTGKSALALCAGLEAVMERRRHKKVIVFRPLYAVGGQELGYLPGSESEKMSPWAQAVFDTLGAVVHEHVLEEVTSRGLLEVLPLTHIRGRSLHDAFVIVDEAQSLERGVLLTVLSRIGQGSRVVLTHDVAQRDNLRVGRHDGVTAVIEALKGHPLFAHVTLSRSERSPIAAMVTDLLEDIPG; from the coding sequence GTGACCACTCGCCGTACCCCCGCCGGTGCCGACCAGACCCCGGCCGCGACCGCCCCGACCCGCCGGACCACCCGCGGCCGCCGCAGCGCCGCCGCGGCGGTCCCCGCCGCCGAGGAGCCCCGACCAGCCGGCCCGGCCTTCGTCCTGGACACCTCGGTCCTCCTCTCCGACCCGGCGGCGTTCCACCGCTTCGCCGAGCACGAGGTGGTGCTGCCGCTGGTGGTCATCTCCGAGCTGGAGGGCAAGCGGCACCATCCGGAGCTGGGCTGGTTCGCCCGCCAGTCGCTGCGCATGCTGGACGAGCTGCGCGTGCGACACGGCCGGCTGGACCGGCCGGTGCCCGCCAACGACCAGGGCGGCACGCTCCGGGTGGAGCTCAACCACACCGACGACGGGGTGCTGCCGCCCGGGTTCCGTAACGAGTCGAACGACGCGCGGATCCTCTCGGTGGCGCTCAACCTCGCCGCCGAGGGGCGCGAGGTGACCCTGGTCAGCAAGGACATGCCGCTGCGGGTCAAGGCGGCCTCGGTCGGCCTGCACGCCGACGAGTACCGGCACGGCCAGGCCAGCGACCCCACCTGGACCGGGATGGCCGAGCTGGAACTCTCCGAAGAGGAGATCGGTCGGCTGTACGCGGGCGAGGCGCTCGATGTCGACGCCGCCGCCGGCCTGCCCTGCCACACCGGCCTGGTGCTGCAGTCCGGGCGAGGCTCGGCGCTCGGCCGGGTGTTGCCGGACAAGACCGTGCGGCTGGTCCGCGGCGACCGCGAGGCGTTCGGCGTGCACGGGCGATCGGCGGAGCAGCGGGTGGCGCTCGACCTGCTGCTGGACGAGTCGATCGGGATCGTGTCGCTGGGTGGGCGGGCCGGCACCGGCAAGTCCGCGCTGGCGCTCTGCGCGGGCCTGGAGGCGGTGATGGAGCGTCGCCGGCACAAGAAGGTGATCGTGTTCCGCCCGCTGTACGCGGTCGGTGGCCAGGAACTCGGCTACCTGCCCGGCTCGGAGTCGGAGAAGATGTCGCCCTGGGCCCAGGCCGTCTTCGACACGCTGGGCGCGGTGGTGCACGAGCACGTGCTGGAGGAGGTCACCTCGCGCGGGCTGTTGGAGGTGCTGCCGTTGACCCACATCCGCGGCCGGAGCCTGCACGACGCCTTCGTCATCGTGGACGAGGCGCAGTCCCTGGAACGGGGCGTGCTGCTCACCGTGCTGTCCCGGATCGGCCAGGGTTCCCGGGTGGTGCTCACCCACGACGTGGCGCAGCGGGACAACCTCCGGGTCGGTCGGCACGACGGGGTGACCGCGGTGATCGAGGCGCTGAAGGGGCATCCCCTCTTCGCGCACGTCACCCTCAGCCGATCGGAGCGTTCTCCGATCGCCGCGATGGTCACCGATCTGCTGGAGGACATCCCGGGCTGA
- a CDS encoding DUF4245 domain-containing protein, whose protein sequence is MEPAQPADRPPTDATPPEGQPPVRPGAGPTPPQGQPALVETPTDRGEPALVDLAGDDAGRAETVAGDRPAPPARKEKARSERSPKDMVLSLLVLLVPIALLIAFYRGFLGGDSPVTVDPAPALEQARAANVFPVSQPTGLGDDWRTVNARFRTEADGATLRIGYVTPEGRGAQLVESNVPAEKLLPAELSEGRPQGPADLPDGLSWQRYTARGNEQALVLLEPNRTVIVVGDAGETELRKLATSLR, encoded by the coding sequence GTGGAGCCCGCGCAGCCTGCCGACCGTCCGCCGACCGACGCGACCCCGCCCGAGGGGCAGCCGCCGGTCCGACCGGGTGCCGGCCCGACCCCGCCGCAGGGGCAGCCGGCGCTGGTCGAAACGCCCACCGACCGGGGCGAGCCGGCCCTGGTCGACCTGGCGGGGGACGACGCCGGCCGGGCCGAGACCGTCGCCGGGGACCGGCCCGCGCCGCCCGCCCGCAAGGAGAAGGCCCGCTCGGAGCGGTCACCGAAGGACATGGTGCTGTCCCTGCTCGTGCTGCTGGTGCCGATCGCGCTGCTGATCGCGTTCTACCGGGGCTTCCTCGGCGGCGACTCGCCGGTCACCGTCGACCCGGCGCCGGCGCTGGAGCAGGCCCGGGCGGCGAACGTGTTCCCGGTGAGCCAGCCGACCGGGCTGGGCGACGACTGGCGTACGGTCAACGCCCGCTTCCGGACCGAGGCGGACGGCGCGACGCTACGGATCGGATACGTGACCCCCGAGGGCCGGGGCGCGCAGCTGGTGGAGAGCAACGTGCCGGCGGAGAAGCTGCTGCCGGCCGAGCTGAGCGAGGGCCGGCCGCAGGGCCCCGCGGACCTGCCCGACGGGCTGAGCTGGCAGCGGTACACCGCCCGCGGCAACGAGCAGGCCCTGGTCCTGCTGGAGCCGAACCGCACGGTCATCGTGGTCGGCGACGCGGGGGAGACGGAGCTGCGCAAGCTCGCCACCTCGCTGCGCTGA
- a CDS encoding exodeoxyribonuclease VII small subunit produces the protein MTEKTKDEQLSYEQARAELASVVERLEAGGTSLEESLALWERGEQLAGVCQRWLDGARARIDTARQKTEE, from the coding sequence ATGACTGAGAAGACCAAGGACGAGCAGCTCAGCTACGAGCAGGCCCGCGCCGAGCTGGCCTCGGTGGTGGAGCGGCTGGAGGCGGGCGGCACCTCGCTGGAGGAGTCGCTGGCGCTCTGGGAACGGGGCGAGCAGCTCGCCGGCGTCTGCCAGCGGTGGCTGGACGGCGCTCGCGCCCGCATCGACACCGCCCGGCAGAAGACCGAGGAGTGA
- the otsB gene encoding trehalose-phosphatase — protein MPPLNLGNQQPKTPLDAEHAWRATAARVRDVVLFFDFDGTLAPVDDDPTAVRPAPKVLTALEALAPRVRRIAIVSARPVEFLRDHLGGLDGVDLYGLYGLEHSHSGGETVTEPAALPWVPTMAELAEQARAELPPGALVEFKRLSVALHWRTAPQLGDLVQEWGRSQAERLGLRCQAGRMVLELKPPVDRDKGMVIGEAVRDAGGAWYFGDDVSDIKAFAALRARAATDPDFLGVCVAVANPETGHEVADAADLTLDSPAALGDFLEAALPHLT, from the coding sequence GTGCCGCCGTTGAATCTGGGCAACCAGCAGCCGAAGACCCCGTTGGACGCGGAGCACGCCTGGCGTGCGACCGCCGCCCGCGTGCGCGACGTGGTGCTCTTCTTCGACTTCGACGGCACGTTGGCGCCGGTCGACGACGATCCCACCGCGGTCCGCCCCGCGCCGAAGGTGCTCACCGCGCTGGAGGCGCTGGCCCCCCGCGTACGCCGGATCGCCATCGTCTCCGCGCGACCGGTCGAGTTCCTCCGCGACCACCTGGGCGGCCTCGACGGCGTGGACCTCTACGGGCTCTACGGCCTGGAGCACAGCCACTCCGGCGGCGAGACGGTCACCGAGCCGGCCGCGCTGCCCTGGGTGCCGACCATGGCCGAGCTGGCCGAGCAGGCCCGAGCCGAGCTGCCGCCCGGCGCACTGGTGGAGTTCAAGCGGCTCTCCGTCGCGCTGCACTGGCGCACCGCCCCGCAGCTCGGCGACCTGGTGCAGGAGTGGGGCCGGAGCCAGGCCGAGCGGCTCGGCCTGCGCTGCCAGGCCGGTCGGATGGTGCTGGAGCTGAAGCCCCCGGTCGACCGGGACAAGGGCATGGTCATCGGCGAGGCCGTGCGGGACGCCGGTGGCGCCTGGTACTTCGGCGACGACGTCTCCGACATCAAGGCGTTCGCCGCGCTGCGCGCCCGCGCCGCCACCGACCCGGACTTCCTCGGCGTGTGCGTGGCCGTCGCCAACCCGGAGACGGGTCACGAGGTGGCCGACGCCGCCGACCTCACCCTGGACTCCCCCGCCGCCCTCGGCGACTTCCTCGAGGCCGCCCTCCCCCACCTCACCTGA
- the glpX gene encoding class II fructose-bisphosphatase yields the protein MTTTRTRTPQDLDRNLALDLVRVTEAAAMAAGRWVGRGDKEGGDGAAVDAMRKLINSIPMRGVVVIGEGEKDNAPMLFNGEEVGDGTGPEVDVAVDPIDGTTLMSKGMPNALAVLAVAERGAMFDPSAVFYMEKLAVGPMYADVVDIDAGVVENIRRIAKVKGTDTAEVTVCVLDRSRHDDLVKQIRRTGAGIRFISDGDIAGAIAAARGESDIDVLMGIGGTPEGITAACALKCMGGMMQAKLWPKDDQEREKALAAGHDLDRVLFTDDLVTGDNCFFVATGVTSGDLLRGVRYRAGGAYTQSIVMRSKSGTIRVIDSYHRLEKLALYSSVDFDGRPLAEQE from the coding sequence ATGACAACCACCAGGACGCGGACACCCCAGGATCTCGACCGCAACCTCGCCCTCGATCTGGTCCGGGTCACCGAGGCCGCGGCCATGGCCGCCGGGCGCTGGGTCGGCCGGGGCGACAAGGAGGGCGGCGACGGCGCGGCCGTCGACGCCATGCGCAAGCTGATCAACTCGATCCCGATGCGCGGTGTCGTGGTGATCGGTGAGGGCGAGAAGGACAACGCCCCGATGCTCTTCAACGGCGAGGAGGTCGGCGACGGGACCGGTCCCGAGGTGGATGTGGCGGTCGACCCGATCGACGGCACCACCCTGATGAGCAAGGGCATGCCGAACGCGCTGGCCGTGCTCGCGGTGGCCGAGCGCGGCGCGATGTTCGACCCGAGCGCGGTCTTCTACATGGAGAAGCTCGCGGTCGGCCCGATGTACGCCGACGTGGTCGACATCGACGCCGGGGTGGTCGAGAACATCCGCCGGATCGCCAAGGTCAAGGGCACCGACACCGCCGAGGTGACGGTCTGCGTGCTGGACCGGTCGCGCCACGACGACCTGGTGAAGCAGATCCGGCGCACCGGCGCCGGCATCCGGTTCATCTCCGACGGGGACATCGCCGGCGCGATCGCCGCCGCCCGCGGTGAGTCGGACATCGACGTCCTGATGGGCATCGGCGGCACCCCCGAGGGCATCACCGCGGCCTGCGCGCTGAAGTGCATGGGCGGCATGATGCAGGCCAAGCTCTGGCCGAAGGACGACCAGGAGCGGGAGAAGGCGCTGGCCGCCGGGCACGACCTGGACCGGGTGCTGTTCACCGACGACCTGGTGACCGGCGACAACTGCTTCTTCGTGGCCACCGGGGTCACCTCCGGCGACCTGCTGCGCGGCGTGCGCTACCGGGCCGGTGGGGCGTACACCCAGTCGATCGTGATGCGCTCCAAGAGCGGCACGATCCGGGTCATCGACTCCTACCACCGCCTGGAGAAGCTCGCCCTCTACTCGTCCGTCGACTTCGACGGGCGCCCGCTGGCCGAGCAGGAGTGA
- a CDS encoding helix-turn-helix domain-containing protein, whose translation MTETANARKIAFATFVRRALDDARAMRAWSGTEVSRRTGVSRQTINRWVRGDWASDPEAERVVAFCEGLGLDPAAAFVALGWDRAAGPRADPTPPPMDPDVEALLRRLVDPNVSDAEKFHIRETIRYLAYRPTLPAVVRNRGKQAG comes from the coding sequence GTGACCGAGACGGCCAACGCACGGAAGATCGCCTTCGCCACCTTCGTCCGCCGCGCGCTGGACGACGCCCGCGCGATGCGGGCGTGGAGCGGCACCGAGGTCTCCCGGCGCACTGGCGTCTCCCGCCAGACCATCAACCGCTGGGTGCGCGGCGACTGGGCCAGCGACCCCGAGGCGGAGCGGGTGGTCGCCTTCTGCGAGGGCCTCGGGCTCGACCCGGCGGCCGCGTTCGTCGCGCTCGGCTGGGACCGGGCCGCCGGCCCTCGCGCCGACCCCACCCCACCCCCGATGGACCCGGACGTCGAGGCACTGCTGCGCCGACTGGTCGACCCGAACGTCTCCGACGCGGAGAAGTTCCACATTCGAGAAACCATTCGTTACCTCGCATATCGCCCGACTCTCCCGGCCGTTGTCCGAAATAGAGGTAAACAGGCCGGGTAG